One genomic region from Dethiosulfovibrio peptidovorans encodes:
- a CDS encoding tRNA-specific adenosine deaminase — translation MGRSVPFDSRTIAFMAEALKQARTAAQEGDIPVGAVVVWDDQIIGLGRNRRRLLHDPTAHAEIVAIRDAAQARKSWNLSGCEIFVTLEPCPMCAGAIVQSRITRLVYGCTDPRAGASGTLYDITSDSRLNHRCLTTSGVEEDLCRRLLQDFFRERRRS, via the coding sequence ATGGGACGGTCCGTGCCCTTCGATAGCCGAACCATCGCCTTTATGGCTGAGGCCCTCAAGCAAGCCAGGACAGCAGCTCAAGAGGGAGATATACCGGTTGGAGCCGTAGTGGTATGGGATGACCAGATCATCGGACTGGGCCGAAACCGACGACGACTGCTCCACGACCCCACCGCTCACGCCGAGATCGTAGCTATCCGCGACGCCGCTCAGGCTCGAAAGAGCTGGAATCTGTCGGGATGCGAGATCTTCGTCACCCTGGAGCCCTGCCCCATGTGTGCAGGAGCCATCGTCCAAAGCCGGATCACCCGCCTGGTGTACGGCTGTACCGACCCCAGAGCCGGTGCCAGCGGAACCCTGTACGACATCACGTCGGACTCAAGACTGAACCATCGGTGTCTCACCACCTCCGGCGTCGAGGAGGACCTTTGTCGTCGCCTTCTTCAGGATTTTTTCCGTGAGCGCCGTCGCTCCTGA